The following are encoded together in the Oncorhynchus nerka isolate Pitt River linkage group LG23, Oner_Uvic_2.0, whole genome shotgun sequence genome:
- the LOC115106413 gene encoding transcription factor Sox-9-A-like, protein MNLLDPFLKMTDEQDKCLSDAPSPSMSEDSVGSPCPSGSGSDTENTRPSENGLLMGPDGPLVEFKKDDDDKFPVCIRDAVSQVLKGYDWTLVPMPVRMNGSSKNKPHVKRPMNAFMVWAQAARRKLADQYPHLHNAELSKTLGKLWRLLNEGEKRPFVEEAERLRVQHKKDHPDYKYQPRRRKSMKNGQSESDDGSEQTHISPGAIFKVLQQADSPASSMGEMHSPGEHSGQSQGPPTPPTTPPTKTDIQVGKVDLKREGRPLHEGTGRQLNIDFRDVDIGELSSDVISHIETFDVNEFDQYLPPNGHPGAPGTATGQVSYTGTYGISSSVVSQAAGGATGHSWMTKSQQQQQQQQHSLTTLGSGGEQGQNQRTPTHIKTEQLSPSHYNDQQSSSPPQHVNYGSFNLQHFSSSSYPSITRGQYDFSDHQGGTNSYYSHTAGGQGSGLYSFSSYMSPSQRPMYTPIADTTGVPSVPQTHSPQHHWDQQPVYTQLSRP, encoded by the exons ATGAATCTACTCGACCCCTTCTTGAAAATGACAGACGAACAAGACAAATGTCTCTCAGACGCACCGAGTCCGAGCATGTCAGAGGACTCTGTGGGATCTCCGTGCCCGTCCGGGTCTGGCTCCGACACCGAGAACACCAGACCGTCAGAGAACGGACTGCTGATGGGTCCGGACGGTCCCCTCGTCGAGTTCAAGAAGGACGACGATGACAAATTCCCCGTATGCATCCGCGACGCGGTGTCCCAGGTCCTGAAAGGCTACGACTGGACCCTGGTGCCAATGCCAGTCCGAATGAACGGATCTAGTAAGAACAAGCCCCACGTCAAGAGACCGATGAACGCGTTTATGGTTTGGGCGCAAGCCGCCCGGAGAAAGCTGGCTGATCAGTACCCGCATCTCCATAACGCTGAGCTGAGCAAAACTCTGGGGAAACTGTGGAG GCTACTCAATGAGGGTGAGAAGCGTCCGTTCGTGGAGGAGGCAGAGCGATTGAGGGTACAGCACAAGAAAGACCACCCCGACTACAAGTACCAGCCCCGGCGGAGGAAGTCCATGAAGAACGGACAAAGCGAGTCTGATGACGGCAGCGAGCAGACGCACATATCGCCAGGCGCGATCTTCAAGGTGCTCCAGCAAGCTGACTCTCCAGCCTCTAGCATGGGAGAGATGCACTCCCCCGGAGAACACTCCG GCCAGTCCCAAGGGCCCCCCACCCCTCCTACCACCCCCCCTACCAAGACGGACATCCAGGTGGGCAAGGTGGACCTGAAGCGGGAGGGTCGCCCCTTACATGAAGGCACGGGTCGCCAGCTCAACATCGACTTCCGGGACGTGGACATCGGCGAGCTGAGTAGCGACGTCATCTCTCACATCGAGACCTTCGATGTCAACGAGTTTGATCAGTACCTGCCTCCCAACGGTCACCCAGGTGCTCCTGGCACTGCCACTGGCCAAGTCTCCTACACCGGTACCTACGGCATCAGCAGCTCTGTGGTCAGCCAGGCAGCAGGGGGTGCCACAGGGCACAGCTGGATGACCaagagccagcagcagcagcagcagcagcagcactcctTGACCACACTGGGTAGTGGAGGGGAGCAGGGCCAGAACCAGAGGACCCCCACACACATCAAGACAGAGCAGCTGAGCCCCAGCCACTACAACGATCAGCAGAGCTCCTCCCCTCCGCAGCACGTCAACTACGGCTCCTTCAACCTGCAGCACTTCAGCTCGTCCTCCTACCCCTCCATCACCCGGGGCCAGTATGACTTTTCTGACCACCAGGGCGGCACCAACTCCTACTATAGCCACACAGCCGGGGGCCAGGGCTCAGGGCTCTACTCCTTCAGCAGCTACATGAGCCCCAGCCAGAGGCCCATGTACACCCCCATCGCAGACACAACTGGGGTGCCCTCCGTACCCCAGACCCACAGTCCCCAGCATCACTGGGACCAGCAGCCAGTGTACACACAGCTCTCCCGGCCCTGA